CACCCTCACCTCCTCCTACCACCCACCGCCACCCCgccacccctcacccctcaccctcctACCACCCACCCTCAGCCCTCCCACTGCTCACCCTGCCCACGGccactgcccaccccaccccccaccgatCACCCCGCCCACCGATCACCGCGCCCACCGCCTCACCACGCCCACCCCTCACGGCCTCCTCCACTCACGCCTCCTCTACTCACCCCTCCCACTGCTCACCCCTCCCAACAGGCGAAGCCCGTCCTGCTGCGTGTCCTGGCCAGCGAAGCCTGGGCAGGTGCTCGGAAAGGGACCAGCGGGCCTGCTTTTAGAACCTGCAGGTGAGCGAGAGGAAGAGGCGGGACCCTGGCCGGGGTGAGGGGGAGCTGGACCTGTGCCCTGTGAACAGCAGCGGTGGGGGCTCACAGTGTGAGGGGAGGTTTCCTTCACCCTGAGAAACGGGGTAGATGTTGCCGTCTATTTTAATCTGTGAGAGGCGGACGATGGAGACAGACAGCGGCCAGACCAGCCGTGCGAGCAGAACTCGGCCCCGGGCCTGTGACGGCTGCCCCGGAAGCCATTCACCCCTACAAGCCCTACGTCCCTGATTCCACTGATCCCCAGCTCAGGACCAACCGCAGGGGGCCGGGCGCTGCCCTCACCCACCTCGTGGGCCGCCCCCTTCTGGcccccatcagcctcctctggccCCTGAGTGCTCTCACCTGGGTgctctcccctcctctgcccacctCGGAGGGTGCACGTCCCCACCGCCACCCCCGGGTGGCCCTCACTGGAATCCGTCGTGGGCTTCGTGCAGGCTGGCATGGCCCTGCTGACGGGGACCTTGGGCTCACACGGGGTAATCAAACCCAGGAAGATCTGTGTGCGCCTTCTGCCCGGCAGCACTGTCCCCGGGGAAAGGCCCAGGGGAGCTGAAGAGCAGGGACGGCCTTGGGGCCCCTGCCCTCTGGGCCCTGCTGGGGGTCCTGCTGGGGGTCCTGCTAGGGGGAGCTCGAGGGCGGGCAGAGGCTGCTATGATGTCTGCTGCTTGCTTGACGTTGAAGGGCGGGCCTCAGCTCCTGCGGGTCAGTGACCGCTGTGTGAGCTGTCTGCTCGCCGTGTCCACAGGGACAGCCAGGGACACCCGAGAGCTGGCTGGTGGCTGGTACAGACCTCTCTGCCCCCACATGGACGCGAGGTCACAGGACGAAGACTGGGTGGGACCGTGACGGGACGCCTCTTTTGAACCACAGTGGCGTTTTGGTTCTTGTTTCTGTTCCAAGCGTGACCAAATTCTCTTAAGTTTAAAAAGTCAGCAAACCTAAAGCCACACCTAAAGTGGGAGTCAAGagacacctgcagtaacaggcaaggtTGGCCtgggaatgcggaatgaagcagggcagaggctagcagcgtttgccaagagaacgaactgggcatagcaaacaccctctaacACAAAGAGAAGACTCACACGGACATcaaccagatgatcaacaccaaaatcagagtgattatattctttgcagccaaagatggagagctctatacagtcagcaaaaacaagactgagagctgattgtggctcagatcatgaacctcttcttgccaaattcagactcaaattgaggaaagtagggaaaaccactagaccattcagtgtatgacctaaatcaaatccttacaattatacagtggaagccacaaatagattccagggactagactgatagagtgcctgatgaactatggatggaggtccgtgacattgtacaggagacaggtcaNNNNNNNNNNNNNNNNNNNNNNNNNCCGAGCCCCGAGGGGTGGCACACCACGCCGAGACACGAGGCGCCGACAGGGGCCACAGGAGCCTGGACCCGACGGCAGTGCTGGGGGCCCGGGAGGCTGGCCCTGCCCAGAGCCCACATATGGGGAGGCCCCACAGACCCTGCCGGTGGGCGGGGAGTGGGCCGGAGGTTCTGCCCGCCTCACCCAGGCAGCCCTTGCGGAGTAGGCCTGTGcacccaacccccccccccaacaggACCGTCCTGGGAAGCAGGGCAGGGCTGAGGGGGGCCAGAGCGGGCTTCCTCCCATCTGTTTGGTTTCCATGGGGACAGTGTGTTGGTCCCTGAAGAGAACGTGCAGAGGGTGGATCTGAGCGCGTCAGCTCACCCTGGGAGCCCCGGGGGTGGGGGAACGCTGAGAGGGCTTGgggggagacagacagacagagacagagagagacacggagagagagggacagagacacagacagacagacagagacagagagagacacagagatacaggggcagacagacagacacagagagacagagagagagacacagacagagacacagggacagagacacagagattcagggacagacagacacagagagagacagacagagacagggaggaaGTGGACGCCAAGAGggctgggggagagagagggacagagagacacaggcagacagacagagagacagagatacagggacagacagagagagacagagacagagagacagacagacacaggggcagacagagacagacacagggagacagagacacagagagagagagacagagagagacaaacagagaGAGGGTGGACGCCAAGAGGGctggcagggagagagagggacagagagacacagagagacggACACAGACAGGgaggcagagacacagagagacagagacaggcagacagacacagacagtcGAGGGCCCACCGGCCACAGAGGCTCACTGGCAGGTGTTTGAACCCTCCCACCCTCCTCGTTTTCTGAGGACTCAAGCTCAGCATGGCCGCCCTGCCCCAAGGACCCCCATGGGCACGCACAGGCCTGATCTGCTCCTCCATGAGGCTCGGGGGATCTCAGGGCCACGGGCCACTCTGCTCTGGCCCTGGAGGATGGAGGGCTCGAGGGTCCTGCTGGGCACGCAGCTGTCAGAGGGGCGGGCCTGCTCCCTGCTGCCAGCCATGCACGGGCCCCCCCGGCAGCTGAGGGCCCGACCACGCACCTCCTGGGCGGGCCCCGCGCGTGCTGCCTGGGCCGAGTTGCTCCTTGACATCCTTGCAGGTGACCGGCGGGATATTCTTCTTCCACTTCTTAGTCCACCTGATCGCCATTTCCATCGACCCGGCCGAAGCCAGCGTCCGCTTGAAGAACTACTCCCAGCCTATGCCGACCTTCGACCGGTCCAAACACCTGCATGTCATCCAGAACCAGTACTGTCATCTCTGCGAGGTCACCGTGTGCGTGTCCGGGCTTAGCAGTCATGGCAGGGACGCCGCAGTGTGTCCAGGGTTGAGGAGGGGGTTGTGAGCGGGCTGGACTCAGGCGCCCCTGTTCCCCTGCAAGTGCCTAGCACAGCCCCCTTCAGAGAGGCGGGGTCCCGGccacagcccccccaccccctcctgggCCGAGTGCCTGCCTGAGGTCTCAGACGAGCCGCTGACCCCGGCCTGATCACGGCCTGGGCTGCTCAGGGCCCTGGGGACGTCCGTGAGCGACCTGAAGCAGGCCCAGGGAAGGCGCCCACTGTGTCAGGTGGGCCCTCTGAGCAGACAGGCTCTGTCCGGCCCCCCACTGCACAGCCTACTGACAGGCTGCCCGTCCACCCTTCCTCCCAGGAGCGCCAAAGCCAAGCACTGCAGCGCCTGCAACAAGTGCGTCTCGGGCTTCGACCATCACTGCAAGTGGCTGAACAACTGCGTGGGGAGCAGGAACTACTGGTGAGGGCCCCGCCTCCGCAGCCTGCTCAGGGCCCCTCCTCTGGGGCACAACCCCTCAGGGTGCCTGCTCCCTGCCTGCACGCCTGGAGGAGGGCCGAGGGGGCTGAGCTCACGGGCGCTGCAGCTCCTGACACAGAGCAGGCTCAGAGGGGCTCCGGGCAGGGCAGGTGAGCCCGGGAGTCCCCATGTCCACAGCCAGCATTGGCAGGACGGGGCCATCAGGGGACAGGGGGCTGGAGGCCTGGCGGCAGGTGTAAGGGACCTTCAGGAAAAGCGGGGAACCAACTAAGTCTCGGGAGAACTAAGACCCTGTTTAACGTTGGAAACGCTAACGGCGTGACAGCAGGAAGACTGAGGGAGACACTTCAGTGAAGCCGCTCTGAGGGCTGCTGCCTGGGGCTTACTGTTCTCATTCTGGCCACAGGCTCTTGACAAGGGTCCGGGGCTCAGCGGGGTCCCGGGGGCCCGGCGGGGGTCCAGGAGGCTCAGCGGGGGTCCAGGAGGCTCGGCGGGGGTCCCGGGGGCCCGGCGGGGACACTCCAGAGCTGGCGGCGCCCCTCCTGGGCCGGCCCCCCCGGGCGCTCACCAGCTCCGCCCGCAGGTGCTTCTTCGGCTCGGTGGCCTCCGCTTCGGCCGGTCTGCTCTGCGTCATCGCTGTCCTTCTGTACATCTTCTTCCAGTACCTCTTCAACCCCGCCGCCCTGCGCACCGACTCCCGCTACCAGAGTAcgcgccccctgccccccaggccGGCCGCCTGCCCAAGCACCTGTCCAGACCTAGCTGTGGGGTGAAGACATTTCAGCTGAAACTCGGCCTTCAGTGGCCCGCACACGACCCCTCCCTGCTTCTCCTCACTTGGTTTTGGAACCTGTGTGGTTGTGGTGTCAGGCCCCCTTGTCACACAGGACTGTGTCCTGGAAATGCCCCAAGGTGGTAGCTGTGGCCTTTCAGCTCTAGGGACAGTGGAGAGGGCCCAGCGCAGTGGGCACCAGGGTCAGGCTCTGTGACGTGGGCATTTAGTTGCCCTCTCCCAGCCTCACCTTCCAGACCCACAAGGGGAACCATAATGCCCACTGTAGAGAGGAGGGGCTGCAAGGGTACTTAACTCAGGCAGAGCAATGAGGAGGGGCCcacctgggcagggaggggctcaCCTAGGCAGGGAGGAGCTcacctgggcagggaggggcccacctgggcagggaggggcccacctgggcagggaggggaccACCTGTGCAGGGAGGAGCTcacctgggcagggaggggctcaCCTGGGAAGGGAGGGGCTCACCTGGACAGGGAGGGGCTCACCTGGACAGGGAGGGGCTtgcctgggcagggaggggctcaCCTGGGAAGGGAGGGGCTCACCTGGACAGGGAGGGGCCCACCTGGGCAGGGAGGAGCTcacctgggcagggagggggtcATCTGGGAAGGGAGGGGCTCACCTGGGCAGGGAATGGCCcacctgggcagggaggggctaACCTGGGAAGGGAGGGGCTCACCTGGGCAGGGAATGGCCcacctgggcagggaggggctaACCTGGGAAGGGAGGGGCTCACCTGGGCAGGGAGAGACTCACCTGGGAAGGGAGAGGCTCACCTGGGAAGGGAGGGTCTCACCTGGGCAGGGAGGGATTCATCTGGGCAGGGAAGGACCcacctgggcagggaggggctcaCCTGGGAAGGGAGGGTCTCatctgggcagggaggggctcacctgggaagggagaggctcacctgggaagggagggtctcacctgggcagggaggggctcaCATAGGCAGGGAGGGGCTCACCTGGACAGGGAGGGGCTCACCTTGGCAGGGACGGTCTCACCTGGGCAGGGAGGAGCTcacctgggcagggagggggtcATCTGGGAAGGGAGGGGCTCACCTGGGAAGGGAGGGGCTCACCTGGGCAGGGAGGGATTCATCTGAGCAGGGAAGGACCcacctgggcagggaggggctaACCTGGGAAGGGAGGGGCTCACCTGGACAGGGAGGGGCTCACCTGGGAAGGGAGGGGCTCACTTGGACAGGGAGGGGCTCACCTGCCAAGGGAGGGGCTcacctgggcagggaggtgctcACCTGGACAGAGAGGGGCTCACCTGGGAAGGGAGGGGCTCACTTGGACAGGGAGGGGCTCACCTGCCAAGGGAGGGGCTcacctgggcagggaggggctcaCCTGGACAGGGAGGGGCTCACCTTGGCAGGGATGGTCTCACCTGGGCAGGGAGGAGCTcacctgggcagggagggggtcATCTGGGAAGGGAGGGGCTAACCTGGGAAGGGAGGGGCTCACCTGGACAGGGAGGGACTCACCTGGGCAGGGAGGAGCTcacctgggcagggagggggtcATCTGGGAAGGGAGGGGCTCACTTGGGCAGGGAAGGGCCcacctgggcagggaggggctcaCCTGGACAGGGAGGGGCTCACCTGGGAAGGGAGGGGCTCACCTGGACAGGGAGGGGCTCACCTGGACAGGGAGGGGCTCACCTGGACAGAGAGAGACTCACCTGGGAAGGGAGGGATTCACTTGGACAGGGAGGGGCTCACCTGGACAGGGAGGGACTCACCTGGGCAGGGAGGAGCTCACATAGGCAGGGATGGAGGGGCTTACCTGAGCAAGGAGGGGCTCACCTTGGCAGGGAGGGCCTCACTTGGGAAGAGAGGGGCTCACCTAGGAAGGGAGGGGCTcacctgggcagggaggggctcacctgggaagcagggactcacctgggcagggaggggctcacctgggaggcagggaggggctcTCTCGGGCTGgtgtcccctcccccactgcccgGTGCTGAGCCCAGGACGCACCTGATGAGGCGCTGCCTCCACAGGTATCTCCAACAAGGACACGTGGCTGCTGTTCCTCCCGATCTCCCCCGTGAGGACCAACTCCTGCGTCCTCCTGGCGCTcgggctgctggtgctgctgctggcgCTCATCAGCCTGCTGCTGCTCGGCCACCTGCTCTTCTTCCACCTCTACCTGAGTACGTGCTCCCCGGGTGCCCTCCACCTGAGCAGGTGCTCCAGGCTCCCATCCACCTGGGCACGTGCTCCCCGGGTGCCCTCCTCCTGAGCAGGTGCTCCAGGCTCCCCTCCACCTGAGCAGGTGCTCCAGGCTCCCATCCACCTGGGCACGTGCTCCCCGGGTGCCCTCCACCTGAGCACGTGCTCCCCGGGTGCCCTCCACCTCAGCACGTGCTCCCAGGCTCCCATCCACCTGAGCAGGTGCTCCAGGCTCCCATCCACCTGAGCAGGTGCTCCAGGCTCCCATCCACCTGAGCAGGTGCTCCAGGCTCCCCTCCACCTGAGCAGGTGCTCCCCGGCTCCCATCCACCTGGGCACGTGCTCCCCGGGTGCCCTCCACCTCAGCACGTGCTCCCAGGCTCCCCTCCACCTGAGCACGTGCTGCCCAGGTTGGCTGGCCTTCACCCCTGTGCTCACACGGGTCCCCGGCAGGCCGCCCCCTCCAGCAGTGAGTTCAGGGTAGAAAGGAAGGGTATGTGCTCACGCCGAGAGGGCCGAGGGCTGAGTTCTACCCTGAGACCTGCAGAAACAGAGGGCTAGAAAGCGGGCGGTGCCAGTGTTGAGAGAGATGAGGGGAGGAACAGGGCATTTAGAGAAGCTCCCGCCAGAATCCCTGACGATGAACACTGGACCCACCGACGTCATCTCCAGCTCCCGTGTGGTTGGGGGCCGGGGGGTGGAGGACGGGCTCCTGCAGACACGGGGCCCGAGGCAGAGCCACCAGGCCAGCACACAGACGTGGCCGCGAGGAGCCTGGCCCCACTGTGGCGAGTCCTCAGCGAGCCAGGCGGGAGACGGCCTCAGGCGGAGGCGCCAGAAGGCCCCGGGAAGCCGCGCGGAGGCCCGTCCTGCACCTCCTCTGTGTGCTGGCCGCCGTCCATGCCCGAGTCGCACCAGGCAGGTTCTGGGAGACACGCAGAGCCTGCTGGCAGCCCTCGCCTGGGGGCCTTTGTGCAGACCTGGGCAGAAGACGGGATGTCTTCACTAGAATGTCAGCAAGGCCCAGTTCGCATCCTCAGACTGCAAGGGCCTCTGAGGGAGTGTGTGCAGTTAATGGAGAAAGAATTCAAGGTCCAAGAAGACACAGCCATTGTAGGGGCCCCCGGGGAGGGgtgagctgggggaggggctgagccCGGGCCCCCCTCGGGGAGCAGACCCCCCCCCGCCAGGGGCTGCGGGGGCGGCGGCCTTCCGTCTGCTCCTCAAGCTGCAAATAGGCTTCTGTGGGTGGCTTTTTCTCTTTCCAGAAATAATTATAAACCATCTGTTCCCATGTTTGTCAGTTTTCggagaaagagaaatggaaaagttAGCCCCACCCCACACCACCAGGGCGGAGACGCGTGAGTGGGTCGTGCTTGCTTTCATTAGTGGTGGTCTTCTGTTGATGAGCACGTTGGAGACTCTAATTACCTGAGTCTGTCTGCCACGTACTGGCCGCTGTCTCCCCTTAATTAAGACAGAGCTGGGCTCCACGCTTGCTGCATCCACACTCACTTTACGGGCCTGTGAAGCCCCCTGGGGCCAGggctggtgggctccatgggtgCAGGCACCTGCCGGCTTCGGCCAGAAGGTCAGCAGGGCTCAGGGTGGCCTCCCGGCCGCTCCCCAGGCTCCAGGTTGGGAGCCAGCTCCCAGCACTGCGGGCGGTGGACAGGGGGTGGTGACTCTGTCTCTTGCCTGCGTTCTCCTTTCTAGTGGCCAAAAGGTTGAGCACGTTTGATTACATGACACAGGGCCGCCACCAGCAAAACTCAGAACACCAGACAGGCAAGAGGAGTGTGAGTTTACAGATGGAAGATCTGTCAGAGGTACAGGCGCCCCTGCCCCCATCTATCCGTCCAGCACTGGGGGCGGCCCCAGGCCAGCGGGAGGCTGGGACCTCCATGTtggtgtggtgggggtggggcgctgcacatatatgtgagtgtgtttggggtgtgtgtgtgtgtgtgtgtgtgtgtgtatgtgacgcAGTGCATGTGTGGGGTTCTGTGTATGTGGGTCTTGTGTgtttgaggtgtgtgtgtgtgtgtgtcgcagTGTGCGTGTGGGGTTCTGTATGTGTGGGTCTTATgtgtttggggtgtgtgtgtgtgtgtgacgcagTGTGCGTGTGGGGTTCTGTGTATGTGGGTCTTCGGTGAGTGTGGGTGCACatatatgtgagtgtgtttgGTGTGTGTATGACTGTGTGACGCAGTGCACGTGTGGGGTTCTGTGTATGCGGGTCTTGtgtgtttggtgtgtgtgtgtgtgtgtgtgtgtgtgtgtgaagcagtGTGCGTGTGGGGTTCTGTGTATGTGGGTCTTTGGCGagtcctgagtgtgtgtgtgttatatcgTTTCTGAATTCACTCTCCACAAGATCAAGCCAGCGGGGCTGACTCCTTTCAGACCCAC
The sequence above is a segment of the Capra hircus breed San Clemente chromosome 20, ASM170441v1, whole genome shotgun sequence genome. Coding sequences within it:
- the LOC108638399 gene encoding probable palmitoyltransferase ZDHHC11, with amino-acid sequence MSAACLTLKGGPQLLRVSDRCVSCLLAVSTGTARDTRELAGPDHAPPGRAPRVLPGPSCSLTSLQVTGGIFFFHFLVHLIAISIDPAEASVRLKNYSQPMPTFDRSKHLHVIQNQYCHLCEVTVSAKAKHCSACNKCVSGFDHHCKWLNNCVGSRNYWCFFGSVASASAGLLCVIAVLLYIFFQYLFNPAALRTDSRYQSISNKDTWLLFLPISPVRTNSCVLLALGLLVLLLALISLLLLGHLLFFHLYLMAKRLSTFDYMTQGRHQQNSEHQTGKRSVSLQMEDLSEVQAPLPPSIRPALGAAPGQREAGTSMLPLDSPLGPSEQR